The Macadamia integrifolia cultivar HAES 741 chromosome 4, SCU_Mint_v3, whole genome shotgun sequence genome contains the following window.
caagaacatctctctctctctgtctctctctctcatgaaaaaTGCAAGAACAAACGAGTTTGGATCAGTCCCGTGGTTCTCATACTGATCCGCTCTCGGAACAAGTCACCGAATCTGAAAGTGGATTTTGTGTAGGATGTCTGGACCAGATTCTTCATAATCTTCCTTTGATATCCAATTCTGCTGGAATGAACGCAGAGAAGCCAAGATTGATCCTCCAATCCAAACACTATATTTCCTCTCAGGTGGCGCCTCCACCTTAATCTTCTTATTACTTGGAGCAAGCACTAGTATCTCCTTGTTCAAACGTTCAGCAATTCCTGGAAACAATGTAGACCCACCACTAATCACAATATTACTATACAAATCCTTCCAGTGTTCTTCATCACATCTCAAGATAGAATTATAAATCATTTCATGAATCCCTTCACTTTCTTTCCCAATCAACAATGGTTGAAACAGCACCTCAGGCCCAAGAAATCTCTCCACAGCAACAGTAATAACTTGACCATCAGGTAACTCATAGCACCTCTCAATCAATCCCCTGTTTTGTAAAGCTTGTTTTAACTCCAATTCATAGTCATTCACTACATAACATAGCTTCTCCTTCAGATCACAAACAATTTCCCGCTCGGCGCTGTCCTTGATATCAAGAGGGATCTTAGAATCCTTCATTATAGCTTCTGTAACGTCTCGGCCGCCAAGATCTTCCCTGAGAATGGCATGTGAGAGGACTTGACCTTCAACAATTGGGACAGTGTGGGTAACTGTATCTCCACAATCTAATGCAATACCTGTTCTATGACCACTTGCATAGAGAGATAGAACTCCTGGGATTGCAACATACAGAGATGGAACATTGAATATTTCGAACATCATATGTGCTATATTGTCTCTGTTCTCAATTGGGTTGAGAGGAGGTTCAGTAAGGAGAATGGGTTGTTCTTCAGGAGCAACACAGAGTTGTTTGTAAAAGGTGTGATGCCATAGACTTTCTATGTCATCCCAGTTAGTAATAATCCCATTCTCAATTGGGTATCTTAATGTGCAAATACCTCTATTGATCTTGGCATCATCTCCTATATAgttcttctttctctgatcTATTTCAAACAGGGGACCATCATATTTTAGTCCACCTACAAAGGTTGGGAACACTGTTCTTGGAGCTTCTTCGCCTGCAAATCCAGCCTTTATTGTTCCACTTCCACTATCAAGGATAATAGGTGGGTTGTCCTCGTAGTTAGCCATGCTTGGTTTCTGTAATTAGGACTTCATTCTCAGGGGTGAGAAGAAGTGAAGGGCAGAGAGGAGAAAGGTGTGGTAGAGGGGACTAAGAAGAATTGATTTGGCTTTTACTAActcaaaagaagagaataagagaatataaatgaaaatgTGAAATGCTTCAAAACTAAAACTCAAACCAAATTGCCTTACTGGcctaatttttatatttattttattattattattattttttggtaaacctTACTGACCTGATTAATTATACTTCAAGTCTTCAATCCAGCCTTAGCTTTAAGAGTTGAATTCTTCATGGTATTTTGGAGGGAATCTAGTGCCTAGAGGAAGAGCTCATCTGGCTGCTTAACCAcaactttccttctttctcttattGAGGTGCTTAATATTTTATAGGACATTAAATGTTAGTATACAGTATCTTGTATTTCGttgcagtttaatctagggagcaCTGGTGCAGGCCCCCTGATAGTccccacttgaattttttatttgagggtagttttgtacttttcggtgtcagggtttttcgctatatatttatagcgagaTTTACTTTTTCTATAAgcaattctgagaggtgtgaggacgagcgatgtaaccctattctctattgataatGAAGTAGAATCTCATTTCATCGAGAACGTAGGCAATCTTACTGAACCTCGTAAACTTATATacattgtttgttctttttttttccagtaccttctccatcatttttagggttgtgtttctacattaAACACTTTGGTTAAGAAAGACTTGCCTTATGCATGTGCGGTAAATTGAACACTTTTCACTCATTGGTTGTTTGACTTACCTACTTCTGATACCTTGCATTGAACGCTCTTCAATAAATAATCCTattctccccaaaaaaaaaaaatgataatccaAGTGTCTACGTtgtattaatatattatttgcAAACAAAGACTTGATTTGTTTACTAAAAAACAAAGACTTGATTTTTATATATGGTCATTGGGGAAAATATGATATTACAAGTTGTCACTTTatacttattttattaatagttttttatgaataaaacaaaagatttgatTTATAATTGTGTATGTCGTCTTAATAGGAATATGATATAACAGATTGGCATGTTACGCTTATCACAAATGTGCAGATTCCTTTGTAAGGAGGGTTTTGTCTATTGTGGATTGAACAGTCTAATCTAATTTCGATCATTGCTTATTTGTAAATTTTGTCGCAAGTGACAGAAGTTTAGATTCCAAATTCAAGAGCATTAGCACGTgcaaaggtaataaattggttgtTATAGTTAaacttttaatttggaattgagTTTCCTGTTTGACTGTATAGCATATATTAGTGAttccttgtgtctatctctcttctcccacaaTAGGGGGCAAATATATCATTTCGTAGaaatgagaagagagatagacaaagaCATGTGCTAGTGTATGCTATACAGTCTGGCAGCATTCTTTTCCTCcaatttcttattaattttatGGGATTGCTACTTGGTTGCATGGCTCTGCACCAACATGCGGGCCAATGAGAGAGCATAAGCAGGCATCGACCACATTGAGGAGCACGACCAGGCAGCgatctttttttctaattttattatggGAAAGTGTGGAACCCTTTTGCACACACCCTCACCTTGAATAGTGAATTGTCTTAAATAGCCCCCCATTGTAAGATTCGTTTTTGGGATCCTTCAATCTCCAGAATTAGTACCCTGGCGGTAGAGGGAACACActcctttttattatttaccTCTTTAGCATTGATTAGCGATTACCATGACTCATTTGAGAGATTTCAAATAGAGTGGAAATAGGGGTAGAATTGTGCCATAGCCCTTAATAGTCTCCAATTGAACTTAATTCTCTCCCATGGCATATAATTCTCTCCAAAAGAGATGGTGTGCATTCTAAGAAAGCATTTCTAGGTCAATGAGAGGACTACTCAATGCTCGATGGAGGGACACATAACAGATCAATATGAATCATTAGTTGTTCGAATGGCCTTAAAGATCAACTAGCACAAGAGGGTGGTCATAGATCAGCTGAAAGGAGGCACGCAAATGAAGAGAAGCATTACGGGCGTCACTACAAGAAGCAAAGCTTTTACTAACTTGAATGAGATTCAACAGGTTGCTTATAAAAGACAGTTTAGtaaccggggggggggggattgagGAAGCGAAGTAATGTGAACTTGAGTTGGCCGACCACTACATAAGTTGTCCTGATgcgaatgaaaattttgaagtttAAATCCATTGGAGTtattttttcaagttaatttttttctctcaattaTTATATGATGATTTTTTAACTTTCCGTCTGTAGAAATAAGCAAGAAACTCTTTGTGGGATAAAggaactacttttttttttcctggaaaGAGGAACGGCTTGTTAATATTTCGGATAAAAATGCAACAATATCCATTCGTGATCACACATTTTTAATCTCAaaatatttattcttcaagTTTATGAAATGTtaaattcaatttatttttgagCAAGAGATCGTTGCCTAGTCACGTGACCCCTACACTAGTAGAGGCCAATGAAAGCGCATGCAAGGATATCAACATGgatgacatttttttatttcacaaggtAAAATTGTAATCTCGTGTGCTTTTGTGCTTGAACATAGGAGCCACACAATTAGGCAGCATTCTTCTTCCTTAAGATTTTTCTCTCAAGAAATACAAGTATTGCTAGACAAAAGAATAGAGTTAAAGATAATTATTTTACCAACAAAAAGAGTTAAACATAATTAAGTCATTTCATTGAAGATGACCAAATGCAATtaaagaaaataggggagatacataaaattaaataatgggGAAGTACTTCCTGTAAGGGAGTGTGGCTCTTACACATGCGTGAGGACCGATGGGAGTGCACAAGCAAGCATTAATAGAGGCATCATTCTCCATTTCAAGGAGGCGGCTGGTCGTATCGCCCCCATGTGCACCAGTtatgccccttttttttttaaataacttcTCGTCAACAAACTAGTGAACTAATAagtaataacatttttttttttcaaatgtctctttctttattctcaaaagttatCTAATGCAACAATAAAAAaggataagggtgtcaattggtctgGTTTCGATTTGGCTTatattttgataaggtgaaatcaaaattcCCTCAGATAAGAatcaacaaaaatcaaaatcattttgcattttGTCCAATTATACTAGTTTCTACTCGATTTTTGCTATCCAGATTATATGCAGTTTGTAGTGTTGGTTCACAATCAGTTTCACCTTGTATTCTTTAATTCTATTTATTCTACTTCATGTATTGATATTACAGGGATACATATGAGGTGATGTCACACTCCAtataaaaatcaaggatttTAGATAATAATTCCTATCATTGGTTATGTGATCACTTTATATAGTGTTTAACATTTTGCTTTGTAGCTGCCTTTTGTTTGTTTATAAATAGATGATGCTCTAGTGTGTTTACTATTTACATCaggattctattttccttaTCCTTATTATGCAGAGGAAATTATACTCTTTCATGAATATTGGGGAAGCTACAGATTAGGTATACGAAAAGGAATagggaaatagaaaataaatgcaagaAAAGGGATTCGACAGTTttaaatttcattcaattcatATTTGGTGCAACCGATTTCTCATAAACAGTTTCACCACAAGTAAACATGATCCATCTAAAAATGATTCTGATCTCACTGGGAAGGATAACTGATAATCCATTGTAGCATAATACACAACAATATCAATagaagtagtttttttttttttctttggtaaagaaaaaggatactccatggtagtgatcatagccccaagGACAAGCCATTGTATGGTAAGCGATGCTTCCGTAGGACCAATGAACGATAGTGGGACATACTGAAAatcgaacccacaaccaaccGACACAAATAGAAGTAGTTTTGATGCAAGGGGTAATGGGTTTTTCCTCACTTTGAATGTGACATTCAGATCAAAGAGAAGCTTTTTCGCCAAATCTAGAAGCAATACTTCAACTGAGCAATAGATGGCCCAGTTTCATAGTACTCTTCCTTTGATATCCACATCTTCATGAAACCACTAAATGAGCTCAACAGTGACCCTCTAATCCAATCACTGTATTTCCCCTCAGGTGGTGCCACCACCACCTTCATCTTCATCCTACTAGCGGCAAGTCCTGAGATCTCCTTTCTTAGACGATCAGTAAAGCCTGGTAACATGGTTGACCCACCAGTAACTACAATGTTACCATAAAAATATCTTCTTGTATCAATAGGACACTTCATGATTGAATTATAAATGGTTTCATGAATCCCTGCAACTCTCATCCCCATGATTGAAGAGGG
Protein-coding sequences here:
- the LOC122075527 gene encoding actin, clone 302-like: MANYEDNPPIILDSGSGTIKAGFAGEEAPRTVFPTFVGGLKYDGPLFEIDQRKKNYIGDDAKINRGICTLRYPIENGIITNWDDIESLWHHTFYKQLCVAPEEQPILLTEPPLNPIENRDNIAHMMFEIFNVPSLYVAIPGVLSLYASGHRTGIALDCGDTVTHTVPIVEGQVLSHAILREDLGGRDVTEAIMKDSKIPLDIKDSAEREIVCDLKEKLCYVVNDYELELKQALQNRGLIERCYELPDGQVITVAVERFLGPEVLFQPLLIGKESEGIHEMIYNSILRCDEEHWKDLYSNIVISGGSTLFPGIAERLNKEILVLAPSNKKIKVEAPPERKYSVWIGGSILASLRSFQQNWISKEDYEESGPDILHKIHFQIR